The Neobacillus sp. PS3-34 genome has a window encoding:
- a CDS encoding YwmB family TATA-box binding protein — MFSCVKGEIGDKMFKALPNSVNNVLSAFNAKETEALKEDNFMSVTAFSPMFSDSISDKKGSMNLQVAVRSEGLGAKTTIVIGTPIITIEY, encoded by the coding sequence ATTTTCTCTTGTGTAAAAGGCGAAATCGGTGATAAGATGTTTAAGGCTTTACCTAATTCAGTAAATAATGTCCTTTCTGCTTTTAATGCAAAAGAAACCGAAGCTTTAAAAGAAGACAATTTTATGTCAGTAACGGCATTTTCGCCAATGTTTTCCGATTCGATTTCGGATAAAAAAGGAAGTATGAATTTACAAGTCGCAGTACGGTCAGAAGGATTGGGCGCTAAGACTACCATAGTTATTGGCACACCAATCATTACGATTGAATATTAA
- a CDS encoding DUF1146 family protein has translation MVTDLGQMALLGIILHLVFIALSWWALQAIQLEKLLRANHVMQARVLYILLAIVIGSSVSNFFLDYLQWSKQLPFILQ, from the coding sequence ATGGTAACAGATTTAGGACAAATGGCTTTATTGGGTATTATTTTGCATTTGGTATTTATCGCACTTTCGTGGTGGGCACTGCAGGCAATCCAGCTGGAAAAGCTGCTTCGCGCCAATCATGTGATGCAGGCAAGGGTATTGTATATATTATTGGCAATTGTGATCGGGTCTTCGGTTAGTAACTTCTTCCTCGACTATCTCCAGTGGTCAAAACAACTTCCATTTATTTTACAATAA
- a CDS encoding NADH-quinone oxidoreductase subunit C gives MSGEKDLDQLKKEAAEKAKAAALAKRQAKLAGEAAPVQESKPSENAPVVPEEASATESADYLDLAKQKAAAAAKAKAAALAKKKAAEQGGDAAPAQPEPSVESAAPASDAGDADLAKRKAAAAAKAKAAALAKMKAKEAAEGAQTSDAATTSEASSSGDDADLAKRKAAAAAKAKAAALAKMKASGVEAPAEEAGDDAKAKAAAAAKAKAAAAAKAKAAALAKQAGGADAGTAGDDEKAKAIAAAKAKAAAAAKAKAAAAAKAGGDDAPAAEEAKPSPNQPYLDKYVKVIEENLGTDILEDSYINKISKDVPTLVAKRDTYFKVAQFLKYNERLGFDYLSELHGTDFETHMEIYVHLYSYKNRQSVALKVKIDRDEPTIDSLQPIWEGANWPECEAFDLLGIKFTGHPNLHRIMLGEEWVGHPLRKDYEQYDVEV, from the coding sequence ATGAGCGGAGAAAAAGATCTCGACCAATTAAAGAAAGAGGCTGCGGAAAAGGCGAAAGCCGCGGCACTGGCGAAGAGGCAAGCTAAGTTGGCTGGTGAAGCTGCACCTGTCCAAGAATCGAAACCTTCTGAAAACGCTCCAGTTGTACCGGAAGAGGCATCAGCAACTGAATCTGCTGATTACCTTGACCTCGCGAAGCAAAAGGCTGCAGCGGCGGCGAAGGCAAAGGCGGCAGCTTTAGCTAAAAAGAAAGCCGCGGAGCAGGGCGGAGATGCTGCACCGGCTCAACCTGAACCTTCCGTGGAATCCGCTGCACCAGCATCAGATGCCGGCGATGCCGACCTCGCGAAGCGCAAAGCGGCAGCCGCTGCAAAGGCGAAGGCCGCAGCATTGGCTAAAATGAAGGCGAAAGAGGCAGCGGAAGGAGCTCAGACTTCTGACGCCGCGACTACTTCTGAAGCGAGTAGCTCAGGCGATGACGCCGACCTTGCGAAGCGTAAAGCGGCAGCTGCAGCAAAGGCGAAGGCCGCTGCACTGGCAAAGATGAAGGCAAGCGGAGTGGAAGCTCCAGCTGAAGAGGCTGGCGATGATGCAAAAGCGAAGGCCGCAGCAGCCGCGAAAGCAAAAGCAGCGGCAGCAGCAAAAGCAAAGGCGGCCGCACTGGCTAAGCAGGCAGGCGGAGCAGATGCAGGAACCGCTGGTGACGATGAAAAGGCAAAGGCAATTGCAGCCGCGAAAGCGAAAGCAGCGGCAGCAGCAAAGGCAAAGGCCGCAGCAGCAGCCAAGGCGGGCGGAGACGATGCCCCAGCAGCAGAGGAAGCCAAACCATCACCGAATCAGCCGTATCTTGATAAATATGTGAAAGTAATTGAAGAGAATTTGGGAACAGATATATTAGAAGATTCCTATATAAATAAAATTTCAAAGGATGTTCCAACTCTTGTTGCGAAACGAGATACATATTTTAAGGTAGCTCAATTTTTGAAATATAATGAGCGCCTGGGCTTTGACTATTTATCAGAGCTGCACGGAACCGACTTTGAAACACATATGGAAATTTATGTTCACTTATACTCATACAAAAATCGTCAGTCTGTTGCTTTAAAAGTAAAGATTGACCGTGATGAACCAACAATCGATTCCCTGCAGCCGATTTGGGAGGGAGCAAACTGGCCTGAATGTGAAGCGTTTGATTTACTGGGCATTAAGTTTACCGGGCATCCGAACCTTCATCGAATCATGCTTGGCGAAGAATGGGTTGGCCATCCACTGCGTAAAGATTATGAGCAGTATGATGTGGAGGTGTAG
- the nuoN gene encoding NADH-quinone oxidoreductase subunit NuoN, whose translation MDFETLQSFQWGIMAPEFIILGAAALLSLLDLFMPNKMDRKIFGWIGIAAILAAIVSLAGLLDQPAVSILDDTFRLDAFGKMFKFILLGGSALVLLLAISYEPKDGLEESRGEFYYLFLTALLGAMMMSSSGDLITLFVGLELLSISSYILAGIKKRQLQSNESAMKYVINGGISTAITLFGMSYVYGLTGSTNLRAITEQLSVLANVQHAYLLGLAFLMILVGLSFKLAAAPFHMWAPDVYQGAPTPVTAFLSVVSKSAGFILILRVLLSVFGVTPTNGPKSVPILLHMQDYISFIAGATMIIGNVIALRQSNIKRLFAFSSIAHAGYILVAFANLSFIMFDAIWFYLVAYLFMNLGAFAVIQVISEKEGSTEISKFAGLYRRSPVLAVVMGILILSLAGFPGTAGFIGKLNIFIGAFTGDNSHYVLASIMIATTVVSYFYYFGLLTQMFFRPAASDSKFNLPVGILIVLTVCVGATVILGILPNTALDFLHNHANQFRDFLQ comes from the coding sequence ATGGATTTTGAGACATTGCAATCATTTCAATGGGGAATCATGGCGCCGGAGTTCATCATCCTTGGTGCTGCCGCATTGCTTTCACTATTAGATTTATTTATGCCAAATAAGATGGACAGGAAGATTTTTGGCTGGATCGGTATCGCCGCTATTTTGGCGGCAATTGTGTCGCTTGCAGGATTGCTTGATCAGCCTGCCGTATCGATATTGGATGATACGTTCCGCCTTGACGCCTTTGGCAAGATGTTTAAATTCATCCTGCTCGGCGGCTCGGCTTTGGTTCTTCTGCTGGCAATCAGCTATGAACCGAAGGATGGGCTTGAGGAGTCAAGAGGGGAGTTTTATTATCTCTTCTTAACCGCATTGTTAGGCGCAATGATGATGTCTTCTAGCGGAGACTTAATCACTTTGTTTGTCGGCTTAGAATTATTGTCTATTTCTTCTTATATTCTTGCTGGCATCAAAAAACGCCAGCTGCAGTCGAACGAGTCGGCGATGAAATATGTCATTAACGGCGGAATTTCAACAGCCATCACACTGTTTGGGATGAGCTATGTATACGGCTTGACTGGATCAACCAATCTAAGAGCAATAACAGAGCAGCTGTCCGTCTTGGCGAATGTACAGCATGCCTACCTGCTTGGACTGGCGTTCCTGATGATCCTTGTCGGACTTTCCTTTAAACTGGCGGCTGCCCCGTTCCATATGTGGGCACCGGATGTTTACCAGGGGGCGCCGACTCCTGTTACGGCATTCCTAAGCGTCGTTTCCAAATCAGCGGGCTTCATTCTGATTCTTCGCGTACTGTTATCAGTTTTTGGTGTTACGCCGACGAACGGGCCGAAATCAGTTCCGATTCTTCTGCACATGCAGGATTACATTTCCTTTATCGCAGGTGCAACGATGATTATCGGTAACGTTATTGCTTTAAGGCAATCAAACATCAAACGCTTATTTGCATTTTCAAGTATTGCCCATGCGGGTTATATCCTTGTTGCATTTGCAAATCTAAGCTTCATCATGTTTGATGCCATCTGGTTTTACCTAGTTGCCTATCTGTTCATGAATCTGGGGGCTTTTGCGGTCATCCAGGTCATTTCTGAAAAAGAAGGCTCAACAGAAATCAGCAAGTTTGCTGGTCTTTACCGCCGGTCTCCGGTGCTGGCAGTCGTGATGGGAATTCTGATTCTGTCACTGGCAGGTTTCCCGGGCACTGCTGGCTTTATCGGTAAGCTGAACATCTTCATCGGTGCATTCACAGGAGATAATTCACATTATGTCCTAGCATCCATTATGATTGCGACAACAGTCGTATCCTATTTCTACTATTTCGGATTACTGACACAAATGTTTTTCCGCCCGGCTGCAAGCGATTCTAAATTCAACCTTCCAGTTGGCATTCTAATCGTCCTGACTGTCTGCGTGGGAGCGACAGTGATTCTTGGAATCCTGCCAAATACAGCACTGGATTTCCTGCATAACCATGCGAACCAGTTCCGGGACTTTTTGCAATAA
- the nuoK gene encoding NADH-quinone oxidoreductase subunit NuoK has translation MSSVPASAFLALALILFCIGLYGALSKRNTVIVLISIELMLNAVNINLVTFSKYGMKPSITGQIFALFAITVAAAEAAVGLAILIALYRNRKTVNIDEMDTMKH, from the coding sequence ATGAGTTCAGTTCCCGCTTCAGCCTTCCTGGCATTGGCACTAATCCTGTTTTGCATCGGCCTGTACGGTGCCCTTTCAAAAAGAAATACCGTCATTGTCCTTATCTCCATTGAGTTAATGCTCAATGCAGTCAATATTAATCTGGTTACGTTCAGTAAATATGGAATGAAGCCGTCGATCACCGGGCAGATATTCGCCCTGTTTGCGATTACAGTAGCTGCAGCAGAAGCAGCCGTCGGTCTTGCGATTCTGATCGCGCTTTACCGCAACCGCAAAACGGTTAATATTGATGAAATGGATACAATGAAACACTAA
- a CDS encoding transglutaminase-like domain-containing protein, with the protein MMACISLLVMFSANHAHAAENSVVDTSLLSKGIVGVQSMSTDGKKLKVAVEKENRIYYYDLPSNGQINYFPLQMKNGDYKVSIYEQIIDNRYKPVLQTSVGLSLKDSNQMFLQSTQNVTWKASMPLVKKAHDLTYRLKGNEDKVKAVYGYVTKRIKYDYVKLKTVKSGYIPNPSNTYKTNKGICYDYSSLFAAMLRSQGIPVKLVTGYSTNVKEFHAWNEVYIKEKKKWVIIDTTVDASRVHPGIYKSAAQYKKLNEY; encoded by the coding sequence ATGATGGCGTGTATAAGTTTGTTGGTGATGTTTTCAGCGAATCATGCCCATGCAGCTGAAAATAGCGTGGTAGATACGAGTTTGCTGAGCAAAGGGATTGTCGGTGTTCAATCCATGAGCACAGATGGAAAAAAGCTTAAGGTTGCTGTTGAGAAGGAGAACAGAATTTATTATTATGATTTGCCAAGTAACGGGCAGATAAATTATTTTCCTTTGCAGATGAAAAACGGGGACTATAAAGTCAGCATTTATGAACAGATTATTGATAACCGTTATAAGCCGGTGCTTCAAACATCAGTCGGCCTCTCGCTGAAGGATTCGAATCAAATGTTTCTGCAGTCCACGCAGAATGTTACCTGGAAGGCTTCCATGCCGCTTGTAAAAAAGGCGCATGACCTGACCTACAGGCTAAAGGGGAATGAGGACAAGGTTAAAGCCGTTTACGGATATGTAACGAAAAGGATAAAATATGATTATGTAAAACTAAAAACAGTAAAATCAGGTTATATTCCTAATCCGTCCAATACATATAAAACAAATAAAGGCATCTGCTACGATTACTCGTCGCTGTTTGCCGCGATGCTGAGAAGCCAGGGCATACCAGTCAAGCTGGTAACCGGTTATTCTACTAATGTAAAAGAGTTCCACGCCTGGAACGAGGTATACATAAAGGAAAAGAAAAAATGGGTCATCATCGATACGACGGTTGATGCATCGAGGGTACATCCGGGTATATATAAATCGGCTGCACAGTATAAAAAATTGAATGAGTATTAA
- a CDS encoding NADH-quinone oxidoreductase subunit B family protein has translation MDLKLDGISPQEMEEMQRNVFMTTLEQIKAWARSSSIYPMTFGLACCAIEMMGVGSSHYDLDRFGSFFRTSPRQSDCMIVSGTVTKKMAPIVRRLYDQMPEPKWVIAMGSCATAGGPYIKSYSVVKGVDQIVPVDVYIPGCPPNPAALIYGINKLREKIRYEAKTGKRVI, from the coding sequence ATGGACTTAAAATTAGATGGCATTTCTCCTCAGGAAATGGAAGAGATGCAGAGAAATGTATTTATGACTACGCTGGAGCAAATAAAGGCATGGGCGCGAAGCAGTTCAATCTACCCTATGACATTTGGTCTGGCTTGTTGTGCGATTGAAATGATGGGTGTTGGTTCTTCCCATTATGACTTGGACCGTTTCGGGTCGTTTTTCCGTACGTCTCCACGCCAGTCGGATTGTATGATTGTTTCTGGTACGGTGACGAAAAAAATGGCGCCGATTGTACGCCGTTTATATGACCAAATGCCGGAGCCGAAATGGGTAATTGCAATGGGTTCTTGTGCGACTGCCGGCGGACCGTATATTAAATCGTATTCGGTTGTTAAAGGTGTCGACCAGATCGTGCCCGTGGATGTTTACATACCAGGATGCCCGCCTAACCCGGCTGCTTTAATTTATGGAATTAATAAGTTAAGGGAAAAGATTCGTTACGAAGCGAAGACTGGGAAGAGGGTGATCTAA
- a CDS encoding NADH-quinone oxidoreductase subunit J translates to MTFSGEFFAFMALALVAVIGGVLLLNLTKVIHMIIALVFTFVSIAGIYVMLSAEFVAAVQILIYSGAITIIMLFGIMLTKHDDSSEAKSSIWRKLFLLVGVVGFAFAVYIGIYNLDLDPQPNHLYENNTLQIGKALYSKFVIPFELTSVLLLVALVGAIILAKKDEKEADKE, encoded by the coding sequence ATGACGTTTTCAGGCGAATTTTTTGCATTTATGGCACTCGCTTTGGTAGCGGTCATAGGCGGCGTGCTTTTATTGAACCTTACCAAAGTCATTCATATGATCATTGCCCTTGTCTTTACGTTTGTGAGCATTGCAGGCATCTATGTTATGCTGTCGGCGGAATTCGTAGCTGCTGTGCAAATCCTGATTTATTCAGGCGCAATCACAATCATTATGCTGTTTGGAATCATGCTGACGAAGCACGATGACTCCAGTGAGGCAAAATCAAGCATATGGCGCAAGCTGTTTTTACTAGTTGGCGTGGTCGGATTTGCGTTTGCCGTTTACATTGGCATCTATAATTTGGACCTTGACCCGCAGCCAAACCATTTGTATGAAAACAACACGCTGCAAATCGGTAAGGCCCTATATTCAAAATTTGTCATTCCGTTTGAGTTAACATCGGTCTTGCTCCTGGTTGCCCTTGTCGGCGCAATCATATTAGCAAAAAAAGACGAGAAGGAGGCGGATAAGGAATGA
- the nuoL gene encoding NADH-quinone oxidoreductase subunit L: MMETAWIIPLFPLLSFLILLLFGKRLKESSAYVGILLTLASLVYSVLVLFERFSAPTYKTEAVWLTIGDIHLTAGFEVNQLNALMLFIVSLVSCLVHTYSKGYMHGDERFHVFYAYLGLFTFAMLGLVLSPNLLQTYFFWELVGVGSFLLIGFYFYKEEAKAAAKKAFIMTRIGDVGLLIGMILLFWQTKSFEYSTIFKAVADGDVSQGWITLTAILIFIGAVGKSGQFPLHTWLPDAMEGPTPVSALIHAATMVAAGVYLVAALFPLFAASKTALLTVAVIGAFTAIFAASIGLVQTDIKRVLAYSTVSQLGYMMLALGSAGYVAGVFHLMTHAFFKALLFLAAGSVIHAAHTQDIEKMGGLWKKLRLTGPLFLIGTLAISGVPLLSGFFSKDEILAAAWEGGHPVLFLLAVIAAFFTAFYMFRLFFMVFTGAPRGDMKHVHESPSMMTIPMIVLGVLAVVSGYVNTPWFGTFLGDWLTDGNEALGHGHVEGPAWIMIVATLVSLAGIFLAWMMYGKRSLSRDWLSGRGDALHTILYNKYYVDEFYELTVVNITKGISYFLRFIDVFLVEGIVKGVSGFVQGLGKTGSKLQNGQVQTYGAMAFVGLALLVVIFALTGGYLK, from the coding sequence ATGATGGAAACTGCATGGATCATACCGCTTTTCCCGCTATTATCGTTTTTGATCCTTCTTCTATTCGGTAAACGGCTGAAAGAGTCAAGTGCATATGTGGGCATTTTGCTTACGCTTGCATCACTTGTCTATTCGGTATTGGTGCTATTCGAGCGATTCTCGGCGCCAACCTACAAAACAGAGGCCGTGTGGCTCACCATAGGAGATATTCATTTAACAGCGGGCTTTGAAGTGAATCAATTAAATGCATTGATGCTGTTTATCGTATCGCTCGTTAGTTGTCTGGTACATACTTACTCAAAAGGTTATATGCATGGTGACGAGCGATTTCATGTGTTTTATGCGTACTTGGGATTATTTACGTTTGCGATGCTGGGTCTGGTGCTTTCACCGAACCTGCTGCAAACCTACTTTTTCTGGGAGCTTGTCGGTGTCGGCTCATTCTTGCTAATCGGCTTTTACTTTTACAAAGAAGAAGCAAAGGCTGCGGCAAAAAAGGCGTTCATCATGACCCGTATTGGGGATGTTGGGCTCTTAATCGGCATGATTCTATTATTCTGGCAAACAAAAAGCTTTGAATACTCTACTATTTTTAAAGCAGTGGCAGACGGCGATGTTTCACAAGGCTGGATCACGCTTACCGCCATCCTGATTTTTATCGGGGCTGTCGGAAAATCCGGTCAGTTCCCGCTGCACACATGGCTTCCAGACGCGATGGAAGGCCCTACACCGGTGTCAGCATTGATCCACGCGGCAACAATGGTTGCGGCAGGTGTTTACCTTGTAGCGGCACTCTTCCCGCTGTTTGCAGCCAGTAAGACGGCATTGCTGACAGTTGCAGTGATTGGGGCGTTCACCGCCATTTTTGCAGCCAGCATCGGCCTTGTGCAAACCGATATTAAAAGAGTACTTGCGTATTCAACGGTCAGCCAGCTCGGCTATATGATGCTCGCTTTAGGCTCTGCCGGCTATGTAGCCGGAGTGTTCCACCTGATGACACATGCTTTCTTTAAAGCGCTGCTGTTCCTTGCAGCCGGAAGCGTCATTCATGCGGCACATACACAGGACATTGAAAAGATGGGCGGACTTTGGAAAAAGCTGCGCCTGACGGGTCCGTTATTCCTGATCGGAACGCTGGCAATCAGCGGGGTTCCGTTATTATCCGGATTTTTCAGTAAAGATGAAATATTAGCCGCAGCATGGGAAGGCGGACATCCTGTTCTGTTCCTGCTTGCGGTAATTGCAGCATTTTTCACAGCATTCTACATGTTCCGCCTGTTCTTCATGGTCTTTACAGGAGCACCGCGCGGCGACATGAAGCATGTACATGAATCACCATCGATGATGACAATCCCGATGATCGTTCTTGGCGTGCTGGCAGTCGTGTCCGGTTATGTGAACACGCCTTGGTTCGGCACCTTCCTTGGCGACTGGCTGACAGACGGAAATGAAGCACTTGGCCACGGACATGTGGAAGGTCCTGCATGGATCATGATTGTAGCGACACTCGTTTCCCTGGCAGGTATTTTCCTTGCATGGATGATGTACGGCAAGCGTTCACTTTCACGTGATTGGCTAAGCGGCAGGGGAGACGCACTCCACACGATCCTTTATAACAAGTATTACGTGGATGAGTTTTACGAGCTGACAGTCGTGAACATCACAAAAGGAATCAGCTATTTCCTTCGTTTTATCGACGTTTTCCTTGTTGAAGGAATTGTTAAAGGAGTATCTGGTTTTGTTCAGGGCCTTGGAAAAACAGGCTCAAAGCTTCAAAATGGCCAGGTACAGACATATGGCGCGATGGCGTTTGTCGGACTTGCGTTATTAGTTGTAATCTTTGCGTTAACAGGGGGGTACTTAAAATGA
- a CDS encoding YwmB family TATA-box binding protein — translation MKEKLKFILSITAIMGFIIFQYGNRTTVADGGLDLLKLASVLQGENILLNEWSVNAREHLVKLKTQQEIEVYAEDLRQKFPEWKWTVTSTRQKWEVTAVSPAHETLQLLATHTNQKADAYIVYRVNGTAWNRDVESFSQMANLKLD, via the coding sequence ATGAAAGAGAAATTAAAATTTATTTTATCAATAACTGCCATCATGGGTTTTATAATATTTCAATATGGGAATAGAACGACTGTAGCCGATGGAGGGCTTGACTTACTTAAATTGGCTTCCGTTTTACAAGGCGAAAATATTTTACTCAATGAATGGTCTGTTAATGCAAGGGAACATTTGGTAAAGCTGAAAACCCAACAGGAGATAGAAGTCTACGCTGAAGATCTTCGACAAAAATTTCCTGAATGGAAATGGACCGTTACATCAACCCGCCAAAAATGGGAAGTAACCGCTGTTTCTCCAGCACATGAAACTCTTCAACTATTGGCAACCCACACAAACCAGAAGGCTGATGCGTATATTGTATACAGAGTAAATGGTACTGCATGGAATAGGGATGTTGAGTCTTTTTCACAGATGGCCAATTTGAAACTAGACTAA
- a CDS encoding NADH-quinone oxidoreductase subunit A gives MELLNVYQNNYLIVFVFLCLGVLLPVVALNLGKLLRPHRPSEAKYTTYESGIEPFHDSRVQFNVRYYIFALMFVIFDVETVFLYPWAVAYDKLGIFALIEMLIFVLMLAIGLAYAWKKKVLKWT, from the coding sequence ATGGAACTTCTAAATGTATATCAGAATAATTATCTGATAGTTTTTGTGTTTCTATGTCTTGGGGTGCTGCTACCTGTGGTGGCATTAAATTTGGGTAAGCTTTTGCGTCCGCATAGGCCGAGTGAAGCGAAATATACCACATATGAAAGCGGTATTGAGCCATTTCACGATTCCCGTGTGCAGTTCAATGTCCGCTATTATATTTTTGCCCTTATGTTCGTTATTTTTGATGTGGAAACAGTGTTTTTATACCCGTGGGCTGTCGCTTATGATAAGCTCGGCATTTTTGCGTTGATAGAGATGTTGATTTTCGTTTTAATGCTTGCTATTGGGCTTGCCTATGCTTGGAAAAAGAAGGTGTTAAAATGGACTTAA
- the nuoI gene encoding NADH-quinone oxidoreductase subunit NuoI gives MLGLAKGLKYTLKNLTREKVTYDYPNKPLPLPDRFRGIQKFYPEKCIVCNQCMNICPTECIDLTGKKHPDPTKKGKIIDTYDINFEICILCDLCTEVCPTEAIIMTNNFELAEFSRDMLFKNLEWLDENDENIRKENKA, from the coding sequence GTGCTTGGATTAGCAAAAGGCTTGAAATATACCCTTAAAAACTTAACTCGTGAAAAAGTGACTTATGACTATCCGAATAAGCCGCTTCCGCTGCCGGACCGGTTCCGCGGAATCCAGAAATTTTATCCGGAAAAGTGCATCGTCTGTAACCAGTGCATGAACATTTGCCCGACAGAATGCATTGATTTAACCGGGAAAAAGCATCCGGATCCAACGAAAAAAGGAAAAATCATTGATACGTATGATATCAACTTTGAAATCTGTATCCTTTGTGACCTTTGTACCGAGGTTTGTCCGACAGAGGCCATCATTATGACGAATAATTTTGAGCTGGCGGAATTCAGCAGGGATATGCTGTTTAAGAATCTTGAATGGCTGGATGAAAATGACGAAAATATTCGGAAGGAGAATAAAGCATGA
- the nuoH gene encoding NADH-quinone oxidoreductase subunit NuoH — MIEDLLQSSPGWANFGIFFLLGTVLLLVVLGFVTYGILAERKVMGYMQLRHGPNQVGGRWGLLQTVADVLKLLLKEDIIPKMADRPLFILAPVIAFAPAFMVLATIPFTDKFQFANIGVGLLYYIAISGLTTIGVVTGGWASNNKYALLGGMRAAAQMISYEIPLVMSVLGVILLSGSLNLNDIVHAQQHGWFILLQPIGFIIFFIASVAELNRTPFDLPEAESEIVAGYHVEYSGFRWAFFMLAEYVYLFAMSALIVTLFLGGWMAPFSFLGFIPGAVWFALKFSAVIFVYIWFRVAFPRIRADQLMEFAWKVLLPVALANIFLTALIKSLFF, encoded by the coding sequence ATGATTGAAGATCTGCTGCAATCAAGCCCAGGCTGGGCGAACTTTGGCATCTTCTTTTTACTTGGCACCGTCTTGCTGTTAGTCGTATTGGGATTCGTTACGTATGGTATCTTGGCGGAACGTAAAGTAATGGGTTATATGCAGCTTCGCCACGGCCCTAACCAGGTCGGAGGCCGCTGGGGACTTTTACAAACCGTTGCCGACGTTTTAAAGCTTTTATTAAAAGAAGATATTATTCCTAAAATGGCAGACCGGCCATTATTCATCCTGGCTCCGGTCATCGCCTTTGCACCTGCGTTTATGGTGCTCGCCACCATACCGTTCACTGACAAATTTCAATTTGCCAATATCGGCGTAGGCTTGCTTTATTACATCGCCATCTCCGGATTGACCACAATTGGGGTTGTAACCGGCGGCTGGGCATCGAATAACAAGTACGCCCTGCTAGGCGGCATGCGGGCAGCGGCACAGATGATTTCGTATGAAATTCCGCTTGTTATGTCCGTACTGGGAGTAATCCTTTTATCTGGAAGCCTGAATTTGAATGATATCGTCCACGCACAGCAGCATGGCTGGTTCATCCTGCTGCAGCCGATTGGATTTATCATCTTTTTCATCGCCTCTGTTGCTGAATTAAACCGAACACCGTTTGACCTTCCGGAAGCGGAATCAGAGATTGTTGCGGGTTACCATGTTGAGTACTCTGGTTTCCGCTGGGCCTTCTTCATGCTTGCGGAATATGTGTACTTATTCGCAATGTCAGCTCTTATTGTGACGCTGTTCCTTGGCGGATGGATGGCACCTTTTTCTTTCCTTGGATTCATTCCGGGCGCCGTCTGGTTTGCATTAAAGTTTTCCGCTGTGATTTTCGTTTATATCTGGTTCCGTGTCGCGTTCCCGCGTATCCGGGCAGACCAGCTGATGGAATTCGCATGGAAGGTGCTTCTGCCGGTTGCATTGGCAAATATTTTCCTGACAGCGTTAATTAAGTCGTTATTTTTCTAA